TATCCCCATCATAAAGAACAACACCACAAATAAAATCATCATGACTGGTTCGTAGGCGTCTTAAACCCTTAAAATCTGTTCGGTTTACACTGGAAGAAGCCTTAACCTCAACCCCACAGAGTGCTTTCCCATTTTTCTCAATTACAAAATCAACTTCTACTTTATCCTTGTCTCGATAATGGAAAAAGCGAAAAGTTGAATCTGCCCAGTATGACTGCCTCCGCAATTCCTGGTTCACGAAGCTTTCCAGGATTTGACCATATAGTGTTCGATCCTTTTTAAGCTTCATTTTATCAACACCCAGTAATGCTCCGGCTAAACCGGTATCAGTAATGTGAATCTTGGGTGTTTTGACCAGTCTCTTAAGCCGGTTATTATGCCAGGCCGGTAGCATTTCAATCAGAAAGATTTGCTCAAGCAAGGTCAGGTATGCTTTAATAGTTGGGCGACTGCGTTCGAAAAAGCCGGCTAACTTGCTCACGTTCACTAGGCAGGCTGTTTGACCTGCAACAGCCTGAAGTAATTCGGGGATTGCTTCCAGAGAGTGTATGTTCGAAAGCTCTTTAATATCTCTCAGGGTTAATGCATCAATATATTGTAATTGCCACGTCCGCTGTCGTTTGAAGGACGATCTCGTCAAAACGGGAGGAAATCCACCAGCCAGGAGACGGTCAATTAAATCATCCCCAAGTCGTTTACTCGGGCGCATGGAGAAACTGCCGCTGAAGAGTTGCTCAATGAAGCTGGTTTTAAGTCCGGATTGTTCGATTTCTACTTGGGTCAATGGAGCTAGACGAATCACTTCCATTCTTCCTGCCAATGAATCTGCCAGCTTGGGAATGAGCATGATATTTGCGGATCCCGTCAGTATAAACCGACCGGGTTGACGATTCTGGTCAACAAGGGTTTTGATGGATGTGAATAACTCAGGTACACGCTGAATTTCATCGAGTACAACCCATATCGGTAATTCTGTGCAGAACCCAACAGGATCTTCTCTTGCGGCACGAAGTAGGTTATCATCATCAAAACTCAAGTATTGATGTCCGTGCTTTGCAGCCACTATTTGGGCTAAGGTTGATTTACCGCATTGTCTGGGACCGTGAATGATAACAACCGGTGTGTCTGCAAGTGCTTCTTCCAATGAGATCAGAATGTACCGCGGAATAATTCTTTGTGTCAGCATAGTGCCAATCTATAATTCTTATCGTCTAATTGCAAGAAATATGGCGTCCAATTGCAAGAATAATAGCGTCTGATTTCAATTAAACCAGTTTTCAGCGCAGCCAAACTGGTTTCAGGGGACGTTATGGGGGAGTCTAAACCTGTTTGATCGCTGCGCGCTTGAAAACAGGTTTAAGCATCAAGAGAAGACCATTCGTGGTGCCCCCAGGCCGATAACAAAGTTTGTCACTTTTCCGACTCCTTTTACTCAAACAAAAGCTATCTTGAATCAATTTTCTGAAAGGAAATATTGTGCATAAAAAATTTGTGATCATCGGGGGCGATGCGGCCGGCATGAGTGCTGCCAGTAAGATTAAACGTATGCGTCCAGATGCTGAATTAGTGGTTTTTGAAAAAGGTGAATTTATTAGTTATGCCGCTTGTGGAATGCCCTACTGGATTAGTGGTGTCATTGATGATGGTGATAAACTGCAGGTTCTCACTCCCCAAATCGCCAGGGAAAAGCGAGGAATTGATGTTCGGATCTGGCATGAAGTCAAGAAAATTGATCCTGAAAATAACCGGATAAGCGTGGTCGATCTCAAAACTGGTGAAAAATTTGAAGAGTCTTATGATGCCCTGCTAATTGCTACAGGCGCACGAGCAGTATCTCCTAATATTCCCGGTGTTGAACTTGAAGGTGTTTTTACCCTGAGAAATCTGGCTGAGGGATATATAATTAAAAACTATCTTGCAGATAATGAAATTAAGCATGCCACCATTATTGGAGGAGGATATATCGGTCTGGAAATGGCTGAAGCTTTCCGTCATCGCAATATCAAAGTGAGTATGCTGATTGGTCGTCTTGCTCGTACTTTTGATGAGGATATTCTGGAAAAGATAGCTGACCATATCATTGAAAAAGGAGTGGACCTTCAGCGTGACAATAAAGCTGTCAGCATAGAAAAAGCCGCAGACCAACTACTTGTCAAAACATTAAGTGGTGATGTTAAAACCGATATTGTGATTTTGTCAACCGGGGTTAAGCCTAATTCTGAAATGGCTGAAGAGGCCGGGATCGTTCTGGGAAAAAGTGGTGCCATTACCATTAACAGTAATATGCAAACCAGTATCCCTAACATCTATGCAGCTGGTGATTGTGTTGAACATAAACATCAGATTCTAGAAGAAGATGTTTGGATTCCCCTGGCCACATCTGCCAATAAAGGCGGACGGGTGGCTGGCGAAAATATGGCGGGTAAACCAATTAGTTTCCCGGGAATATTGGGTACAGCCGTGGTCAAGGTTTTTGATTATACCATGGCCCAAACCGGTCTTGCCCAAAAACAGGCTGAGATGATAACCAAGTATGGTGAGATCAGCACAACAATGATCACCAGTGAAAGTCGAGCTCACTATTACCCCGGATCAACTCCCGTAACTATCAAACTGGTGGTCGAAAAGTCATCCAAACGCCTTTTGGGTGCTCAAATAATCGGGAAAGCTGATGTAGCCAAAAGAGTTGATGTTCTAGCAACAGCCATCACAGCTAAAATGACTGTGGAAGATATCGGCATGTTGGATCTGACCTATGCACCGCCGATCTCTCCGGTTTATGATCCTATTCATGTGGCTGCTAATGTGGCTAATAAGTAACAAGTAACGGGTGACGAGTAACAAGTTTCAAATTTCAAAGGACTGTAAATGATAAATAAAGAAATGCTCATTGAAGATCTGGTTCAGGAATATCCCAAGCTTATTGGCCCTCTGAAAGTGGAAGGCATTGTTTGTCTAGCCTGTGGTGAAGCAGTGTGGGGTACTCTCGAAGCCCAGGCTGCTGAAAAAGGGATCACCAATATTGATGAGATTGTAGATCGTATGAATCTGATTCTGGATGAGGCAACTGACAAGCCCGAGCCCGCCCCTACACAAATTAAAATTGATCCAGCAACTCTGTCCTGAGTAAAGGAATAGCATTCTTGATGACAGGAACTATGTTTTACGCCACCAATTTCTATATTGTTGGTACTAACAGAAATTAACAACTAAAGGTATATATTGTGTCTGAAATAAAAATACAACAACTCAAGGGCGCTTCATTTGCTGCCAGAGGTCCATCCGGTCACTGGGTAATGATGGATGGAAACGAAAAAGCAGGGGGTGTAGATGGCGCTAGCCGACCTATGGAAATGCTCCTTTTTGGTCTAGGCGGCTGTACAGCTGTTGATGTGGAAGTCATCCTGAAAAAAATGAAAGTCCCTGTGGAAAATATTGAAATTGATATTACAACAGAACGGGCTGATGAACATCCTAAGGTTTATACAAAAATAGAAATGATTTTTCACTTTTATGGAAAAAATCTCAATCAAAAGAAAATAGAGAAGGCCGTTAGTCTTTCTAAAAATACGTATTGTTCAGCCAGTGCCATGTTGGGTAAAACCGCTGAGATCACGGCAATTATCGAGAACCACAATACAGCATGATCCACCGCCTGGCAGCTTATTCGCTTATCCTGCTGGGGATTGGCGGTACCATCTATATGGGTGTTGAGGGCATCTATGGAGACAGCTATGAGATTCCCTTCCTGAAGATTGAGTCATTCAACCGGCAGCTTAATGATTCAAGCGCATTTATTTTAGTCGATGTACGAACAGAACAAGAGATTATAGCTGCACCGGCACCCTGGGAGAGAACCATCCATATCCCGCTTCTGATGTTAGAGGAAAGGTGTCTCGAATTGACCGAATACAAGAACCAGCAGATCATGCTGCTCTGTCCTACTGGAAATCGGTCTCGACAGGGTGCGCGCATACTACAATTAGCCGGGTTTAACGCGGTTTATCTGGAAAATGGTATGTTGGGAATAAATCGATAGTTACAAAGAGGACGATCTTGCGCGCAAAGCGTTGTATTGAGTTCATCGAAATGACGCGGAGTGTTGATATATATGGATTTAGGCTTATTCGCAATATGTGGTTGTATTTAATGGTTTTAGGGCACATTTTATGAATTCTCAGATACTTCTAGCGGTTTCGTCAAAGAGGGTAAGTGACGAGTGACAGGTGACAGGTGACGAGTGATATCTTCGCGTATTCTTTTGTCTCAGTGACTTCGTGGCTACAAAGAAAGAGCTTATGAATAAAAAGTATATAAAAATGTTATCAGGTCTAGGGATTGGATCACTCCTTGGGTTTGCTTATTACTACTATATTGGTTGCGCATCCGGTACCTGTGCGATTACCTCGAATCCGTATATCAGTACTGCATATGGAGCAATGATCGGGTTGATTTTTGTCTGGCCGGAAAAAGAAAAGAAAACCAGAAGTGAAGAAAGCAATATTGAAAATGCCAATTAAAATACTTTTACTTATCTTATTAATCGTGCCCTCTTGTCTGATGGCTCAAACTAACAATTTTGAATTTATTCAGCACGATACAGCCTATGTGGGTAGCGAGGATTTTATTGTTCAACACGGTGAAGTCTTTAATCTTTCAGATACTGATCTACTTCTCACAGTCACTAGAGTAGAGCATCAAAAACCAGCAACATGGAGCAGCTCTTTCTGCTTTAATGGACACTGCTTGCCGCCTTTCTTGAATGTTGACACCTCGGTTGTGTCCGTAGGTGATACAGCCGCTTTCAGCCTGGATACTTTTCCAAATGGGGAAGTGGGTGTCGGTTCCTGGACCATCTTTGTCGCTGATTCGGCTACCATGGAAGTTGATTCTGTTCACATCACGCTGGAGTATGTTACCGTATCGATCGATGATAACCCAGTCGCCCCCCGGACCTTTAACTTGTCCAATATTTACCCTAATCCCACCAATGCCTGGATCAATTTTAATTTTAATGTTGAGCGATCAGGTGCTTACTCCATCATTCTCTACGCCCTGGATGGGAGAGCGGTTGCTGCTCGCGACTACTCACTGCAGGCCGGGAATAATCATTTGCAGTGGGGTTTAGGTACTCTGCCATCCGGTAGCTACATCATCAGTGCCACGAGTGAAGGACAAAAGGTTTCCCGCCAGCTTGTGGTGATCAAATGATGCGGATATTACCACTATTATTAATTGTTACGCTTGGTTTTGGGCAGGAAAAAAGTCTACCCCAGGTCAAGCTGAAAGATCTTAAAAATAAAACTCAGAATATGGATAAGGTTCTGGACGGAAAGCTGACTCTGATCAATTTTTGGGCAACCTATTGTGTACCCTGTAGAAAAGAGATGAAGCATCTCAATCGGATCAGTGAGACCTACGCAGATCAGAATGTTCAGGTGGTCGGCATTTCTATTGATGATTCACGCACAGTGGGGCGAGTCAAATCAATGGTGAGATCACAAAAGCTGAAATACACAATCTTGTTGGACACTGAACAAAAACTTTATAAGAATTTCAATACTTCAGCAATGCCTTTTTCAATTCTGGTGACTCCCAGCGGGCAGATCGTCTGGCAGCATACAGGCTATATCCCTGGTGATGAAGCCGAAATGGAAGCTGAGATTCAAAAAGCATTGAAGCTTCAGCAAAAGGACTGATCTGCATCTTTGTTGACCTTTCTGCGAATAATCCTGGTAATTAGCATCCCGCTCGGTCTCTGGGCTGGGGGTGTCTCCTGGAATATTGGGATCCTCACCGACCTGGGCCGGGGTGAGCAGATTGGTCTGGACTACGATTACACCGAGACTTTCCTAAGTGGATCGATGGAATTCGGATCCTGGTATATTGATACCAGATTTGAATACAGTGATCCACCTGAGTATGGTTTTCAATTTCAGGGGCTCGACCGTTTTCTCTTGAGATACAACAGTGATAACTGGTTACTGGAGTTCGGAGACATATCAGCTGTTTTTGGTCGTGGATTGGCACTGAACCTCTACGAAGATCAAGCCATGGATTTTGACAATCAGATCAAAGGTCTTCGTTTAACCACAGGTTTATGGGGTGATCATGAGCTTGATGTGCTTGCCGGTGTAAATGAAGCCTATCATTTTTATTCTCCCAGTTCAGATCTTCGTGAACCAGATGGTAGAGCAGCTTATGAACTGGTTGGGGCAGCTGGAACAATCAATGGTCAATCCGGATTCTGGACCGGAGTTCCTTACCTGATCGGGAGTCGCATTCGATCAGACTATCTTTGGCGTGAGATTGATGCTGAGATTGGTGGCATCAGTGTTAATACGGTAAAACAGACCCAACACGTGATTCAGAGTGGCTGGGGACAGTCTCTTTATGCTGATTCCTGGGATATTTACCTCGAGTACAATCGCACCTGGAAGGCTTTTGATTACCCATTGGTCTCTCAGAATATTTTTCAAACTGAAAATGGTGTGGTGCTTCAGAATAGTTCTCAGGACTACACGACCTCAGGACAAGCTTTGAACCTTCAGCTCAACTGGTTTCCACAATGGTTTACTGCCATGTTTGAATACAAGCGGTATCTGAATGGTCCGGAATCTGCCGCTGATAAACGAGATCCATTGCTGCTGGCAAGTAAACCCCTGCCCTGGCAGTTGGGTCCCACTGGTATTCGTCAACACGATATCAGTCTTTTGGGGAATGTCACCCACCCGGTTGATTATGGTGATGAATTAGGGTGGAATCTTGAATTGCAGCGGCTCATAAATGATGAATGGTCATTGATCCTGAATGCTGCTCAAACCTCACAGGCTCGGGATAACCGTGACTTGGATCAGTCACCAGGAATTATTCCGAAACAGGACATAACCCAAAATCCCTGGCAGGAATATTTTTTTGAAATCGAATACTCTGGAGAAGCGCTTTCTCAACGGCTGTTCATTGCCTATACACGTTCGATCCTGAGTGGGGCTTCTGCAGCTGAGATTCTTAACCATTACACAGTTGTTCCGGCATACCTGTCGTGGCACCCTGATAATAACCTGGTGCTTTCCAGCGTGATCGAACTTCAACATTCTGTTGTCACTGGGGAAGATTATAGTGGAGGATCAATTGAGGGTCATGAGTTCCTGAGCACCCATATTATTGGCAGTATCGATCTAAAACACAAGTATTCGGCTTCTGTGATTTGGGATAGCAGTGATGACCCAAATCTTATTAGTGGGGTTCCTGAAACTCAGCATTGGATCAGTGGGGAGTTGTCATTAAAACCCATCGATGGTCTCTGGATTCGTGCTTCTTATGGCAAAGAAAAGGGTGGTGTCCGTTGTACAGGTGGCGTTTGCCGGATTCTTAATCCGTTTGAGGGTTTTCGTATGACTATGGAATGGCGGCTATGAGATTTAATTTTGGATTGTACAGTAATGCTCTGTCATTTGTATTCTCTATTGGAGAAAACGCTGCCCGTCTCTCTATGCAGCTTGTAGGGGCGATGCCGGATAGTGAAGACTCAAGTCGAAGGAATTCTGTCTTACCACTCAGCTTTGGCAGGAGAAAATTTACAGCGTTATTATCCACTGGCTGGATAGCAAAGATGTTACTCATTTCATCTTTCCTGCTCTGGTCATGTGAGTGGACCCCAGATCAAGTTGAGATCGACCGGGAAAGCCACTATGTCTCATTGAATATTGCTTTGGGAGATACGGTAGATTTCCCAATAGCTGGTTATGATCTTAGTATGGAAGCCATCACTATTCCAGATGTGATCTCAGTAACACTGTTGGACCCTGAAAAGGTCATGCTAACTGGAATTGGGTTAGGGGAAACTCAACTCACGATCCGGTATCTGATCCCAATGGTAGAAGATTCAGTTAATGCAGCAAGGGCGATCATTTACCTGGATGTAACGGTTTCAGATGGCATTCCTCTCGAGCTGATCCTGGGTCAACAGCAGGTGATCTTTATGGCAGACCACTTGTCCGCAGATCAGATCGAACAAATTGATTCCATATCGGTACAGTTACCAGATGATCAGATTGGTGCTGAAATGGAAGTGAATATTAGCGGTACAAGTATCTGCCTGTTGAGTAAAGCACCTGGTAATCAACGGTTGGAGGTGGTCACTTTTGATAGTCTGGGTTTACAGATAACACCTTTGCTGTTTGAGACTCAGACCAGCATTCGAAAAAAAGTTTTGGGGGAGTTATTCACAAATGCCGGTTGTGCCGGATGTCCAGATGCAAATGACAATTTAGATGAAGTGTTTGAACTCTTTCCTGAGAATCTGACCATGATCAGATATCACCTCTCCTGGCCAGGTGTGGATCCCATGTACACCTACAACCCGGGTCCAGTCGATACTCGATACTACACCTATTCACCACCATATATGATTGCACCTACCCTGGTAATGGATGGTGTATCACAGGGGGGAGATGTGAGTGTGAGCGGCTGGTCTGCCACCCTCAACAACTTTATAAGTACAGGCTCAGATATCCATATCTGGGAACCTGATCTGATGACGTCAATTGACAGCCTGTTTTTAGATATCAGGATCCAGAATTTTGGTGCAACGGTCAATAACCTGATCTGCTGGTCTGTTTTAACTGAGGATAGCATATACTATGCTGGAACCAATGGTGAATCAAATCACATGCAGGTCATGCGTGATATGATCTCAACGGAGGTTGCTGAGATCAACGATGAGATAACTATTTCGCATAGTTTGAAACTACCGCCGGAGTATGCAGTAACCGAAAATTTTCACATCGTAACATTTCTTCAAGATTTGGATACAAAGCAAATCTTGCAAACTGCAGATCAAACAATTCNNNNNNNNNNNNNNNNNNNNNNNNNNNNNNNNNNNNNNNNNNNNNNNNNNNNNNNNNNNNNNNNNNNNNNNNNNNNNNNNNNNNNNNNNNNNNNNNNNNNCTAGTTAAACTGCTTGCCGTTCATTGATTTTAGAAAAGCGGCGATCTTGGCAGCTTCCGGTTCTGAGATCTGCATCATGAGTTGCATGTCGCCCATCATAATGATGGTCTCTTCTAAACTGGCGACACCGCCATCATGAAAATAAGGACCCGTCAGGGCAACGTTTCTCATTGAGGGTACTTTAAACATAAACTTGTCTTGCTCCTGACCAGTGACTTCAAAGCGTCCTTCATCAGCAAGATTCTTATAGGGTTTAATCAAACCATTTTTCTGGTACATATTTCCGCCCAGCATGGAACCCATGTGACAAGTGATACAGGCTTTACCCATAAAGAGCTCAAGGCCTTCAACTTCGGTTTTGCTCATGGCTTTGAGATCACCTCTCAGGAAATCATCAAAGCGATCGTGGGTTACCAGCGTACGTTCAAAGGCAGCGATGGCTTCAGTGATATTCTCAAAATTGATTGATCCTGCTCCAAAGGCAGCTGTAAACAGTGCATCATATTCTTTAAGAGCCTTAATATTTGTGACAGCTGTTGCTGAATCTGGAATAGCCATTTCGGCTGGATTGAGAATGGGGCCACCGGCCTGTTCATTCAGGTCAGCTGCGCGGCCATCCCAAAATTGGGTGAAATGAAACCCGGCATTGAAGACTGTCGGAGAGTTTCGAGGTCCTGGAATACCATTGGTGCCGTCCGAGGTTGGCATATTATCAACACCGGCGGTGCTAATATCGTGACAGGTGTTACAGGACATCTCATCTGTATTTGAAAGGGCTGTCTCAAAGTACAGTTTTTCGCCCAATGTTATAAGTGCTGGAGTATCGTTTTCGGATCCGGGCATTTTATCCGGCACGACAGCAAACATGGGTTTGGCTTTTTCCAGGATACCCTGTTGATAGCTAAGGTCTTCTTTGACTTCTTGCTTTGGGGTCTCTCCCTTACCACCACACTGTACCATGAAGAGCATCATCATTGTAGCCAGCCCGAGAATAAAAATCTTTTTCATAAATGTTTCCCTTTTAGTTATGTTGCGATCATATCTGCTAAAGCACAATAAGATATTTAAGCAATTATGAAATGCATGACAATAATGACCAAAAATCTATTGCTGGGCAGTAGTTTAAGGGTGCTGGCCGATACTGCCAAATCAAATACAGTATCATTCTTTTACGGGAATCGCTTGCCTAGGTAATCTCTACAAAGACTGATCAGCACTTTTTTCTGATATTTAGAGTTAATTCTACCGTTGTCACAAACCTCCGCTTGCAGATGCAGCTTCGGTTTCTATATTACATACCGACCAGTCGGTATGTTGATATATCAAGAGCAGAAGGTTCACAATGACAGAGAGAAGACCTAGTTCAGAACGTAGGAAGGAAATACTTGAAGCAGCTCTTACCATATTTGTAAAGAAGGGTTACTCTGATGCCAGAATGGATGATATTGTTCAAGAGATCGGCCTGAGTAAAGGAGCGATCTACTATCATTTTCAAAGCAAACGTGACTTGTTCATTGCGCTCATAGAACATTGGATGGATCAGTTTGATGCTATCGAAAGAAGTGGCGGATTGAAAGCGAAACCATCAGGAGTGATCATCAAAAAGATTGCCCGATTTACAGCCAAGATCTTCCAGCGGAACCCAAACTGGTTTCTTGTAGAACCCGAAATATGGGCCTTTGCCAATCGCGACAAACAGATCAAGGAATTAGCTAGTCAACTGTATTCCCGGGTAATCGCAGTATTTGAAAGTTTGATCGAGCGTGGGATCGAATATGGTGAATTTAATAAAGTCAATTCGCGGCTGGTTGCCTTGTCCATCATGACATCACTACATGGAATGATCTGGTTTGTGCTCTTTCAGCCTGAAGACTTTTCGCTGGAAGATTATGTAGACCTAAACATGGAATGTATTCTGAGCAGCATTGTTGTTCAGAAAAAGAAATAACCGCAAAGTGCGCGGAGAACGTAGAGTGTTTTGTAAAAAAAAGCTGGGACATCAAACATTTTTTTTAGCATTGTCTTTTCAAATTTGGCAGTTTTCATGGTAAACAGAAACAAATTTATAATAAGGAGAGAAAAATGAAAAAGGGTGGCGCATTCCTAACCACACCCTTTGGTGTAGATGAGATTTTCACCAGAGAAAAATGGTCTGATGATCAAAAAGAGTTCTTTGAAGTAATCCGGAGTTTTTCTTCGGAAGTTATCGCACCCAGGGTAGATGATATTGAAAAACTCGATGAAAAGTTAACCCGTGATCTTATGACTCAAATGGGAGAAATGGGAATCCTGGGCATGGATGTTCCTGAGAAATACGGTGGTATGGGCCTGGATAAAACCGCTGCTGCATTAGCACTGGAAGCCATGGGGGAAAGTGAAAGCTCATCATTTATGGTGACTGTCACTGATCATACCGGAATTGGTCTTTTGCCCATACTCTGGTATGGTACTGATGAGCAAAGAGAAAAGTATATCCCCAAAATGATGACCGGGGAATGGATGAGTTCATATGCTCTTACCGAGCCCGGTGCAGGTTCAGATGCCTTAAATGGTACTGCTACAGCAAAGCTTAATGATGAGGGCACTCATTATATTCTGAATGGTGTAAAGCAGTTCATTACCAATGGGAGCTGGGCCGATATCAGTATTGTTTTTGCTAAAGTGGATGGTAAAAAAATGACGGCATTTGTCATGGATCAGGAAACTACTGGCTGGGATCGCGGTGTCGAAGAGCACAAATTGGGTATCAAAGGCTCATCAACCACTAATTTTATACTAAAAGATTGTAAGGTAGCAGTTGAAAATGTTATTGGAGGTGTTGGTAAAGGCGCTGCGGTTGCTTTTAACTGTCTTTATATCGGACGACTGAAGCTGGGCGCCGTTACCATGGGTGGTGCAAAGCAAAACATCAAATTTGCTTTGGACTATGCTAAAGAGCGTCATCAGTTTGCTCGGCCCCTAACAGCTTTTGGTATGATGCAACGAAAATTTGCTGATATGGTTATTCGCTGTTATGAAGCAGATTCAATTACTTATCAATCCACTGGTTCTATTGATGCCGGAGTTGAACAGTTTTCGGAGGATGATCCTGAATATTATAATCACTTATATGCTGTAATTGAAGACCACGCAATTGAGAATAGCACCAATAAAATTTTCTCATCTGAAGTGCTTTGGATTAATGCAGATGATGGCTTACAGATATTTGGCGGTTATGGTGTTTCTGAAGAATATCCCATGGCCCGTGCTTTGCGTGATGAACGAGTAAATCGTATTTTTGAAGGTACTAATGAGATAAATAA
The sequence above is a segment of the Candidatus Neomarinimicrobiota bacterium genome. Coding sequences within it:
- a CDS encoding ATP-binding protein gives rise to the protein MLTQRIIPRYILISLEEALADTPVVIIHGPRQCGKSTLAQIVAAKHGHQYLSFDDDNLLRAAREDPVGFCTELPIWVVLDEIQRVPELFTSIKTLVDQNRQPGRFILTGSANIMLIPKLADSLAGRMEVIRLAPLTQVEIEQSGLKTSFIEQLFSGSFSMRPSKRLGDDLIDRLLAGGFPPVLTRSSFKRQRTWQLQYIDALTLRDIKELSNIHSLEAIPELLQAVAGQTACLVNVSKLAGFFERSRPTIKAYLTLLEQIFLIEMLPAWHNNRLKRLVKTPKIHITDTGLAGALLGVDKMKLKKDRTLYGQILESFVNQELRRQSYWADSTFRFFHYRDKDKVEVDFVIEKNGKALCGVEVKASSSVNRTDFKGLRRLRTSHDDFICGVVLYDGDKVLPFGDQFYAVPFNELW
- a CDS encoding CoA-disulfide reductase is translated as MHKKFVIIGGDAAGMSAASKIKRMRPDAELVVFEKGEFISYAACGMPYWISGVIDDGDKLQVLTPQIAREKRGIDVRIWHEVKKIDPENNRISVVDLKTGEKFEESYDALLIATGARAVSPNIPGVELEGVFTLRNLAEGYIIKNYLADNEIKHATIIGGGYIGLEMAEAFRHRNIKVSMLIGRLARTFDEDILEKIADHIIEKGVDLQRDNKAVSIEKAADQLLVKTLSGDVKTDIVILSTGVKPNSEMAEEAGIVLGKSGAITINSNMQTSIPNIYAAGDCVEHKHQILEEDVWIPLATSANKGGRVAGENMAGKPISFPGILGTAVVKVFDYTMAQTGLAQKQAEMITKYGEISTTMITSESRAHYYPGSTPVTIKLVVEKSSKRLLGAQIIGKADVAKRVDVLATAITAKMTVEDIGMLDLTYAPPISPVYDPIHVAANVANK
- a CDS encoding DUF1858 domain-containing protein, giving the protein MINKEMLIEDLVQEYPKLIGPLKVEGIVCLACGEAVWGTLEAQAAEKGITNIDEIVDRMNLILDEATDKPEPAPTQIKIDPATLS
- a CDS encoding OsmC family protein, which produces MSEIKIQQLKGASFAARGPSGHWVMMDGNEKAGGVDGASRPMEMLLFGLGGCTAVDVEVILKKMKVPVENIEIDITTERADEHPKVYTKIEMIFHFYGKNLNQKKIEKAVSLSKNTYCSASAMLGKTAEITAIIENHNTA
- a CDS encoding rhodanese-like domain-containing protein — translated: MIHRLAAYSLILLGIGGTIYMGVEGIYGDSYEIPFLKIESFNRQLNDSSAFILVDVRTEQEIIAAPAPWERTIHIPLLMLEERCLELTEYKNQQIMLLCPTGNRSRQGARILQLAGFNAVYLENGMLGINR
- a CDS encoding DUF6132 family protein; translation: MNKKYIKMLSGLGIGSLLGFAYYYYIGCASGTCAITSNPYISTAYGAMIGLIFVWPEKEKKTRSEESNIENAN
- a CDS encoding T9SS type A sorting domain-containing protein, which gives rise to MAQTNNFEFIQHDTAYVGSEDFIVQHGEVFNLSDTDLLLTVTRVEHQKPATWSSSFCFNGHCLPPFLNVDTSVVSVGDTAAFSLDTFPNGEVGVGSWTIFVADSATMEVDSVHITLEYVTVSIDDNPVAPRTFNLSNIYPNPTNAWINFNFNVERSGAYSIILYALDGRAVAARDYSLQAGNNHLQWGLGTLPSGSYIISATSEGQKVSRQLVVIK
- a CDS encoding TlpA disulfide reductase family protein → MMRILPLLLIVTLGFGQEKSLPQVKLKDLKNKTQNMDKVLDGKLTLINFWATYCVPCRKEMKHLNRISETYADQNVQVVGISIDDSRTVGRVKSMVRSQKLKYTILLDTEQKLYKNFNTSAMPFSILVTPSGQIVWQHTGYIPGDEAEMEAEIQKALKLQQKD
- a CDS encoding DUF6029 family protein, with the translated sequence MLTFLRIILVISIPLGLWAGGVSWNIGILTDLGRGEQIGLDYDYTETFLSGSMEFGSWYIDTRFEYSDPPEYGFQFQGLDRFLLRYNSDNWLLEFGDISAVFGRGLALNLYEDQAMDFDNQIKGLRLTTGLWGDHELDVLAGVNEAYHFYSPSSDLREPDGRAAYELVGAAGTINGQSGFWTGVPYLIGSRIRSDYLWREIDAEIGGISVNTVKQTQHVIQSGWGQSLYADSWDIYLEYNRTWKAFDYPLVSQNIFQTENGVVLQNSSQDYTTSGQALNLQLNWFPQWFTAMFEYKRYLNGPESAADKRDPLLLASKPLPWQLGPTGIRQHDISLLGNVTHPVDYGDELGWNLELQRLINDEWSLILNAAQTSQARDNRDLDQSPGIIPKQDITQNPWQEYFFEIEYSGEALSQRLFIAYTRSILSGASAAEILNHYTVVPAYLSWHPDNNLVLSSVIELQHSVVTGEDYSGGSIEGHEFLSTHIIGSIDLKHKYSASVIWDSSDDPNLISGVPETQHWISGELSLKPIDGLWIRASYGKEKGGVRCTGGVCRILNPFEGFRMTMEWRL
- a CDS encoding cytochrome c peroxidase; the encoded protein is MKKIFILGLATMMMLFMVQCGGKGETPKQEVKEDLSYQQGILEKAKPMFAVVPDKMPGSENDTPALITLGEKLYFETALSNTDEMSCNTCHDISTAGVDNMPTSDGTNGIPGPRNSPTVFNAGFHFTQFWDGRAADLNEQAGGPILNPAEMAIPDSATAVTNIKALKEYDALFTAAFGAGSINFENITEAIAAFERTLVTHDRFDDFLRGDLKAMSKTEVEGLELFMGKACITCHMGSMLGGNMYQKNGLIKPYKNLADEGRFEVTGQEQDKFMFKVPSMRNVALTGPYFHDGGVASLEETIIMMGDMQLMMQISEPEAAKIAAFLKSMNGKQFN
- a CDS encoding TetR/AcrR family transcriptional regulator; protein product: MTERRPSSERRKEILEAALTIFVKKGYSDARMDDIVQEIGLSKGAIYYHFQSKRDLFIALIEHWMDQFDAIERSGGLKAKPSGVIIKKIARFTAKIFQRNPNWFLVEPEIWAFANRDKQIKELASQLYSRVIAVFESLIERGIEYGEFNKVNSRLVALSIMTSLHGMIWFVLFQPEDFSLEDYVDLNMECILSSIVVQKKK